One window of Erwinia aphidicola genomic DNA carries:
- the mpaA gene encoding murein tripeptide amidase MpaA, whose protein sequence is MSLLHPRPLRGRLDAVAQPYGQSVLGAPLLWFPAPMADEESGLILAGTHGDENAAVVTLSCAMRTLQDSHRRHHVVLAVNPDGCQLGLRANANGVDLNRNFPAANWQPGDTVYRWNSAADERDVQLSTGDFAASEPETKALCQLIHQIAPAWIVSFHEPLACIEDPDSSPLGHWLASKTGLPLVTSVGYATPGSFGSWCADLDVPCITAEFPPISADAATEHYLGALVDLLSWQP, encoded by the coding sequence ATGTCGTTACTTCACCCGAGACCGCTGCGCGGTCGTCTTGATGCCGTGGCGCAACCTTATGGACAGTCGGTACTGGGTGCTCCGCTGCTGTGGTTCCCGGCGCCCATGGCGGATGAAGAGAGTGGCCTGATCCTCGCCGGTACGCACGGCGATGAGAACGCCGCCGTGGTCACCCTCTCATGCGCCATGCGCACGCTGCAGGACAGCCACCGCCGTCACCACGTGGTGCTGGCGGTAAATCCGGATGGCTGCCAGCTTGGCTTACGCGCCAATGCTAACGGGGTTGACCTGAATCGTAATTTTCCTGCCGCCAACTGGCAGCCCGGTGACACGGTTTACCGCTGGAATAGTGCGGCCGACGAGCGCGATGTCCAGCTGTCGACCGGGGATTTCGCCGCGTCTGAACCGGAAACCAAAGCGCTGTGCCAGCTGATCCATCAGATTGCCCCGGCGTGGATTGTCAGCTTCCACGAGCCGCTGGCCTGCATTGAAGACCCGGACAGCAGCCCGCTCGGGCACTGGCTGGCGAGCAAAACCGGCCTGCCGCTGGTTACCAGCGTGGGCTATGCCACCCCGGGTTCGTTTGGCAGCTGGTGCGCCGATCTGGATGTGCCCTGCATCACGGCAGAGTTCCCGCCGATTTCCGCCGATGCCGCCACCGAGCACTATCTCGGCGCCCTGGTGGATTTACTCAGCTGGCAGCCGTGA
- the ycjG gene encoding L-Ala-D/L-Glu epimerase, whose product MRAVKVYPESWPLHSPFVIARGARSEAGVVVVELEEDGIKGVGECTPYPRYGESEASVLAQITQLLPALQQGMDRAQLQHSLPAGAARNALDSALWNLEVQRTQRSLWQLTASAQPAVIDMAQTVSIDGPEMMASSALALWENGARLLKIKLDDHLITERLVAIRSAVPQATLIVDANESWHGEGLAARCQLLADLGVAMLEQPLPAGDDAALENFIHPLPICADESCHTVDSLPALRGRYEMVNIKLDKTGGLTAALALAAAAQAQGFAIMLGCMLCTSRAIRAALPLVPQARFVDLDGPTWLAVDAEPVLPFSCGRIELSRLPAE is encoded by the coding sequence ATGAGAGCAGTCAAGGTCTATCCGGAAAGCTGGCCGTTGCATAGCCCGTTTGTTATTGCCCGCGGCGCGCGCAGTGAGGCGGGCGTGGTGGTCGTGGAGCTGGAAGAGGATGGCATAAAAGGCGTCGGTGAATGCACCCCTTATCCCCGCTATGGTGAAAGTGAAGCCTCCGTACTGGCGCAAATTACTCAGCTGCTGCCCGCGCTGCAACAGGGGATGGATCGCGCCCAGCTGCAGCACAGCCTGCCCGCCGGGGCGGCACGCAATGCCCTCGACAGCGCGCTGTGGAACCTGGAAGTGCAGCGCACGCAGCGCAGCCTCTGGCAGTTGACCGCCAGCGCGCAGCCCGCGGTGATTGACATGGCGCAGACCGTCAGCATCGACGGGCCGGAAATGATGGCCAGCAGCGCGCTGGCGCTGTGGGAGAACGGCGCCAGGCTGCTAAAAATCAAACTCGACGATCATCTGATCACCGAGCGCCTGGTGGCGATCCGCAGCGCGGTGCCGCAGGCGACGCTGATTGTCGACGCTAACGAATCCTGGCACGGCGAAGGGCTGGCCGCGCGCTGCCAGCTGCTGGCCGACCTCGGGGTGGCGATGCTGGAGCAGCCGCTGCCTGCGGGCGATGATGCGGCGCTGGAAAACTTTATTCATCCCCTGCCGATCTGCGCTGATGAGAGCTGTCATACCGTCGACAGCCTGCCCGCACTGCGCGGGCGCTATGAGATGGTGAATATCAAACTGGATAAAACCGGCGGCCTGACCGCCGCACTGGCGCTGGCCGCCGCCGCGCAGGCGCAGGGATTCGCCATTATGCTCGGCTGCATGCTGTGCACCTCACGTGCGATCCGCGCCGCGCTGCCGCTGGTGCCTCAGGCGCGCTTTGTCGACCTCGACGGCCCGACCTGGCTGGCGGTGGATGCCGAACCAGTATTGCCCTTCAGCTGCGGGCGCATTGAGCTGTCACGGCTGCCAGCTGAGTAA